The sequence CTCTTCGCCCATCCCCATACAGGACAGAAAACACTGCCAGGACCTCATTGCTTTTGTGTCCCTTTTATTTGGTAACGATTTAACATGTTGGACAGGAAAGGGGGGATTGGGTACATCATTCAATCCAGGAAACCGGCTCCAGttttcaaaaaaataaatattccAGCTGTGAGGAGGAGACCCTGACAGGGCCAAAGGACTCCCAACAGACTCAGAGGTAGAGTTGGGTGGCCGGAGGAGAAACAGCCTGCTCCTTGCTAAAGCACTCCAGAACGGGCAAACTGGAGTgacaataataaataacaataataacaatataataaaaataacaataaataataataataataataataataatgatcaaagtGAGAACACTATGTACGTCATTCAGTGTCTTTCATCTGATCGCTCACAGTGCTAAGAGAGGCTTGATTAATTTGTGTCACAATCACTGCATGTGTAAGGGTTTTGGGCCTGTCTCTCTGGCTCCGTCCCAGCTTGGGTTCCTGGGAATTACTGCATTCTGCATTGGAAGTCTTGGGAAGGAACTGTTTTGTTCAAAGCTGAGCCAAGGAGAAGCCGGTTAGTTCACCAGCTCTGACCTTCCTACCAGTTTTCCTGGTGTGAGGGCTCTGTTAAGAACATCACAGAAGCTCCCCTGTCGTGTTCGGGGAGGGGAGTTTGAGAACTCTGCACCACGGGTGGAAATGGAGTGGTGGCTTCATGTAGGCTCCCCGAGAAGGTTTTGAGCACCAGGTCACGCTCCAGAAAAAATAgctgctttccctctctgcagtttggtGATGTGTTCTTTTTCTCCATCACCACTCCCCCTACCCCTAGGGAATTTATGACAATGCTGAGCAAGTCTTTTGGGAAGAAGAGAGCCCTCTGGCTGCCTACAGAGGCTgtcggtggtatttgtgaagcgcttaccatgtgtactaagcgctggggtagatacaagctaatcaggtcagatatggtcccaaagtaggagggaaaaaacatGGGAGAAGTCTGTTCAGCCAGGGCCCAAATTCTCACCCTGGGCAAGGACATCTGCCTAATCTAGCTCCCTCCTCCTGGTGACGAGGAGCACGGAGACACACGAGATGCAGTAAGTATGGGTTTAACGGCTCCCAAGCCTCAGGTGGGGCACGTTTGCCTGGGCAAATTACAGGAGCCAGTGAGAATGAGAAACTGAGAACCTAACCCATCCGTTCCTTTCCCTGGAGCCTCTCTGACTGGCAAGTGGCACGGGAGGGCTCCCCGTTGCATGCTGTTGGTCACACAATAGCCGTAGTTAGTGGGTAATAGGCCAGGCCCTTAGGCCAAAGCCAGCAGCCTGAGCTGTTGTTCCATTCACACTCCTCTCAGGCCTCTGCTTCCCCCTTGAAGCTGTGGCCTCCTGATGtgacccttcttccttcccagttCTCCTGGCTGctggggtgcgggatgggctcaGGTGTGGGTCTGTTTGCTGGTGGGCcggctgggaggagaggaggagaaggaggcggagCTCTGCTCAGCCAGGTCCCGGTATGCAGCCGACCTCAGGAAGCGAGGGTACGAGTCTTTCTCCATCAGGGTGCGGACTCTTCCCTGAGCCACCTCAAAGCACGAGGTGGTGGCGGCCTGCAggttcctggaggtgagctctctggtcTCGTGGTCGATGTTGACCTGCAAAGAAGGAGGTGATGCCCCGGTCACTGGGAGCGGTGGAcgagggacatgggttctgaccCACGTCGGACCACGTGCATCTTTGAACGCAGTGGGAGCTGTTGCAAAAAGCTGTGCGGGGGCTGGACAGGAAAACCGAACCGGTTCTCAGTCCTggccatgtccttctgagtctcccTTCCATTTGGCCCTTCCACGGGTCTGGCCAGAGGACCATAATTTTGATGAAGCCTTTCTAGACACGTTCTTATTCATTAATCCTCTGCCAGGTGGCTGATTATGGCTGTGAGCAAGGATGGCTGGGGATGAACTCAGAGAGGCcacgggacttgcccaagacagcAAACCAGCACCGGAGCCAAGAGGGcatgccccctgccccaccccgccCCTGCCGTCTAAGCCAAGGCTATTGATTCTCACCCTGTGGCTTAGGAAAATCAGTAAGCTTCCTGGGGCAGGAAAggattttccttctttctcaagGAGAACCCCCACTCTGTGCTTAAGAAGCACTTCACTATCCCAAGCCCTTTAGGACCAGTCCACCTGGGTCCCCAAGCTCTGATCTGAGTTGGGATGAGGCAGAGACAAAAAAGCAAGAGGCTGCAGGCGGGCAGAGTATagggagaaggcagagggttGACCAGAACACTCCGCTCACCTCTTTGGGTGCTTCACTGCGTACGAACTCCTCAAAGATCCTGTGGGCCTTGGAGACCATCTTAGTATTCGAGCGGGTCTTCTTGAACTCCTCACATGCCAGCCAGAACTCCAGGTTTTCCTCACTGAACTCTGTCTTCAGGAAGGCACGGAACGCCACCACCCCATCTGTGGAAaccggagaggaagggaaggcgtCAGGCttgtgggggaagaagaggaaggcagAGGGTGCCAGGGGCCCCTCCGGGACTGGGATGGGGCATTCGCTCTCTGACTGGGCTAGAGCACTGGGCCTTTATCGGTGTGACTGTCCTTGCTACTATTGCCATCGCATACAGCAAGAGCCCTGAGCATCTGGGACCAAATGCCACATCCCAGAAagatggaagaggaaagagagatgatTTGATCCAGGagaaaagaggggtggggggattccCAATCTGAGGTGCTCGGTGAGAGCGATCAGGGATCGGGACTGAGGATCCTACCATCTTACAGACAAAAGCCGTCAGCCCCTTTGGAGATTTCTAGGAGTAAACCATTGGAGGAGACACAGCAGATGTTTTCCTTATTCTCACTGGGCTCTCGGGGCCAAGCGGGCCTGGATCCTGACCTCGCCCCCTTGGTTGCTGCAGGTCAGTCCAGAGCCGTTTCTGTGCATCTTCTTATCTGAGCTCTCCCAGGAGCAAGGTCACTGACGAAGGGGATGAGCACATTGGGGCTGATCCCATGCTCGGGCGGAGGGTCCAGGAGGACCCTTTCTCAGTGCTCCCAATCTGAATGGATCATCTAGATCCAGTGCCAACAAAGGGGCATCCCTAAGCAGCTTTGGGTTCCAGTCTGAGCGTGGAGGAGAGAACGACCCTTGCTGGCTTCCACGCACCCCAACAAGCACACATGCCGCAGCCCCAGACCCTACGACATCATACTCACTTTTACTGCTCAGAAGAAGGTCAAAGGATTCCCTCCAGCTCAGCACATCTTCTGAGGAGTATCTGCAGGAGAAGCGATAAGAAAGGTGAAGAAAACTGGCTTCTGGGGCAGTTCTTGTCACGGAGCTGCCTGACAAACACCCAGGGCCAGGGAAATGACTCAGTCTTGGGATGGAAAGGCTCCAGGGGAAATTTATCAGATCCagggaaaggatggtggtgctagaGGACAATGCAGTACTTTCTGGGAACAGAAAGTCAGAGTCCATCTCAGCTCGTTATCTCTAGGGCTTTCTGTTTCTTATCTCTCCAGAAAATCCCCATTCCCTTACCCCGGGACActtatttccttttcctttcaaaGAGCGACCCACTTGAGGTTAGTTCTGATGTTAGAGAatgcccttctagactctaagctccttgtgggcaggagctctgcacacagtaagtgctcaataaatgcggttgattgattaatggagagTAAGGACAGCATCACATCAGAGCACcatgtttctctcccccattagagtgtgctCTGAGAATATGTCACTTCTAtaacctctacttcccaagcgcctattaCAGTAAACTGCACCAAGCGGGTGCtcaataatgctactactactgttgccTAAAACTCTTAAGTGAACCTTTGTCTTGTCTAAGCAAGCTCATCCTTGGAACTGGCCACTAATtggtggccataataataataatgataataatactactttttatggtatttaagtgtttcttatgtacaggcactgtactaagcatggcgtaaatacaagataatcagattggacacagtctatgtcccacatgtcttaatccccattttacaggtgaggtaactgaggcacagagaagttaagtgatttgcccaagttcacacagcagacaagtggaggagccaggactagatcaACAGGGGTAGCATTGGACACTTCCGCTGAAGCGGCTGGTGAGGCTTACCTCTGCTTGCTGCATTTACTGCCCAAGTCGACCTTGCTGACATTCCCAGGCTCGGTTCCCAACTCCGGTTTGTGAAGGAGGATTCCTAAGCGGGTCTTGAACTCCTTGGCTCTGAGaaacaaggagggagggagggagtagcgAGGATGATGAGTGAGTAAggtcgttgtgtgcagggaatgtgtctactgactctgttatattgtactcacccaagcgcttagtacaatgctctgcataaagtaagcgctcaataaatatgattgattgatcgagggaaCCGGGGGAGGGCACATCTGTCAGAATGACCATATTCTTCCCAGTTCCCTCACAGAACTGGTCTTCTCTAAGATATTCCCGGAAAGGGTTGGCTCCGCCCCAGAGAGAGAATCCCTTTCTGCCGACCCTGAGATCTGGGCCGCGGCCAACCTGAATTCCAAACTGGATTCATGATCACTGGGGTTCATAGACACCTCTGCTCCAGTTTGTGTCTGTGGGCACCATTTATGCCTCTGCCCCATTTGACCTTACCCTGTTTGAGTGTCTGCCCCAGGTTGCGATTCTGCCCCTGTTTGTGATTCTCCCTTGTATTGCGCTCTTCCTTATTTGTGTCTCTGCCCGTTTGTGATCCTGCCCTGGATTGTGTCTCTTCCTTGTTTGGATCTCTGGCCCTGTTTCTGAATTACAAGTTCTTGTCTCTCAAAATCCTTTTGAGTTACtgcttttaagaaaaaaatcatGCTCAGTGCTTATTTAGCGAGATCTTATAttcctatttctctattttgaaaaTCACAAACTGTGTAGTCCTATATCCAAACCACTGTAGGTGGATTTTCTGGCGGCAACTTTTACCCCAGTCCCATtttgtccttcccctctcccactgggAGCCCTTGCTTTCCTACTGCTTTCTCCTGTTCTTTCCCAGCGATCGCCACCCCGCCTTCCTCCCGCTGCGCTGCCTGAACCAGAAGCCAATGGCTCCTCCGGGCACGGCAGGGAGGACTGgagctctccctctgcctccggtgCCTGGGAGACCTGGCTCCCTTTGCCTCAGCTCTTCCCTTGCCTCCCTGGGGCAAATATTTAAGACAGGGACCACTGCTCTCTGAATCTCAGGACACACATGCTACAGTGGGCCTGGAAGCTGAAGGTGCCAGAATTGGGCTAGGATGAATCGGCAGGGTCCAGGAGGTCTGGTTGGGGCGTGAGCGCCAACGGATCATCTGAAGGGGCAGGACCATGATGCCCCAAGTGAGAAAGGCGTGATCCCTGCCTctgctccccacatccgccaccTGCCCTCACAGAGGAGAAGAGCAGCAGAAGTGGAGCAGCCCCTTCCACCCCAACCTCTCCCAGGATCTCCTGGGTCCAGAGGACTCCCCACTGCAGAGAAGGGGCACCAAGAAAGTGTGAGCCTTAGGGCGGGAGGCTTTGGACCCCGGGTCGGCAGGCACCTCTTACCGTTCCAGGCAGTTGGTGGAGAGAGTAGCCAGCGTCCGGCACATTctggaggaaggcaggcaggggGCTGAGAGAATGGAGAAGATTTAGGTCCTTatccctgggagctggaagggcgGTGGCGATAGCGGTGGCGGGAGCAGCAGCTTCTGGTGCGACTGGCTTTGGCAGGCTGAATGCTCAGCTGGAAAGCCGTGCTTTATATCacttgggaggaaggaggggaaaggagggagagagagtgggctgGATAGCTTCTGGCCAATAGGAAGCCCGGGCAGGATGCTGTGAGACAGATAGAGCGAGAGACAGTGGCTCTGACAACATCGAAGGCAGAGTGCCGCTCTGCGCTAATAactggaaaaggagggaggagggaggtgggagattcattcattcattgaatcgtatttgttgagcgcttacggtgtgcagagcactgtactaagcgcttgcgaagtacaagttggcaacatctagagacggtccctacccaacagtgggctcacagtctagaagggggagatgggcaacaaaacaaaacatattaacaaaataaaataaatagaatagtaaatatgtacaagtaaaataaatagagtaataaatctgaacaaacatatatacaggtgctgtggggaggggaaggaggtagggctggggggttgggaaggtggagaggaaggagggggcttagtctgggaaggcctcctggaggaggtgagctctcagtagggctttgaagggaggaagagagctagcttggcggatgtgcggagggagggcatcccaggccagggggaggatgtgggagatgCAAGGATGAGAGGCTAAAGTGGTGGTTAATACACAGCTAGAGTCCCACAGTTGGGACAAACAGTGCTGACCTCTCGCGTGATCCCTATCCAGAGGCAGCTAGGAGTGGGACCATGGCATGGGATGGatttaagaggaggaggagaagaaaatcgGAATGTTAGGAAGTATTTTCCGGTAAAATATGGGAGTTATCTTAGGGTGGTGTGTAGGGATGGGTGTTCAGAGCCGTATAGAGACATCTGCATCATTAGCTAATGGAAGGACGTGAACTGAAAGCTTTTAGCAGGGACAGAGTCTGTTTACCTGTCTTGTTGATCCCTCCTGCTacccttcccccccactccccaaacTGGCCCTGGACTAGGAACAAGCTTTCAGCTCCATGCCTGATTTACTCATGGAAAAGTTGccctctgccttagtttcctcatctgtaaaatggggatgaaatacctgttttccctcttacttagactatgagccccttgtgggacagggactgtgtcttgtctgatgattttgtatctacccctgtgcttaacacagtgcttgacacttaatgccattattgtcattattattgttacttaaaTTTTTACGTCTTTCTCCACTGTAGCACGGGAGGAAAAGGGAATAGAGGAACATGTAGCAATTTGAGGGTTTTGGAACAGAGAGGTTTGGGAAGCGCCCAGTCGGTTTTCTTCTTTGAGTGTATATTGGaatctgtgggaagggaaaggaagtttgTCCCATTAAAGACTTACTGGGATGGTTcaattctatcaactctgttatattgtactctcccaaacgcttagtacagtgctcagcacacagtaggt comes from Tachyglossus aculeatus isolate mTacAcu1 chromosome 16, mTacAcu1.pri, whole genome shotgun sequence and encodes:
- the RGS16 gene encoding regulator of G-protein signaling 16, whose protein sequence is MCRTLATLSTNCLERAKEFKTRLGILLHKPELGTEPGNVSKVDLGSKCSKQRYSSEDVLSWRESFDLLLSSKNGVVAFRAFLKTEFSEENLEFWLACEEFKKTRSNTKMVSKAHRIFEEFVRSEAPKEVNIDHETRELTSRNLQAATTSCFEVAQGRVRTLMEKDSYPRFLRSAAYRDLAEQSSASFSSSPPSRPTSKQTHT